In Nymphaea colorata isolate Beijing-Zhang1983 chromosome 13, ASM883128v2, whole genome shotgun sequence, one DNA window encodes the following:
- the LOC116267158 gene encoding uncharacterized protein LOC116267158 produces the protein MVASREGDSEAELQTLEVSNCRGYELGFSIGNRFSGLIRSRVAKDQLLQTQLRPFADTPQGHSLVEALSASNRNRYPIYWDELLGTAEGSGASLLDIILMNFRKEILPFIPTVKQVAETEVNSDCSDVLVLSDTLAIVAHNEDAATAIIGHFYLVKATLPSGVSFTAYTYAGELPSCAFGFNSHGLAFTLDSVPPLKEEIVAGGIGRNFVSRDLLEATGIDDALRRIREPSISFGHCYNLVDIRSRKILNVEAASCNRMSVYEVGPTPFFHANMYLHLPIKQAQDENSISRQARAAQLSKQKEEDILSLLGDSTGQKFPIYMDGPTLKTSCTVLIDVDKRTLSILQGNPKDRKVSHVFCIS, from the exons ATGGTCGCAAGCAGGGAAGGAGATTCCGAGGCTGAGCTCCAGACCTTAGAGGTGAGCAACTGCCGAGGCTATGAATTGGGCTTCAGCATAGGAAATAGATTCTCCGGCCTCATAAGGAGCAGGGTGGCCAAGGATCAGCTTCTCCAGACTCAGCTCCGCCCTTTTGCAGACACCCCTCAAGGCCATTCCCTTGTTGAAGCCCTCTCTGCTTCAAACAG GAATAGGTACCCAATATACTGGGATGAACTGCTAGGGACTGCTGAAGGAAGTGGTGCATCTCTGCTTGAT ATCATACTAATGAACTTCAGAAAGGAAATCCTTCCGTTCATTCCCACAGTAAAACAAGTAGCAGAAACGGAGGTCAACAGTGACTGCTCAGATGTTCTTGTTTTGAGTGATACACTTGCTATTGTAGCACACAATGAGGATGCCGCAACAGCCATCATCGGACACTT CTACTTGGTGAAGGCAACACTGCCGTCTGGAGTCTCCTTTACAGCCTATACATATGCAGGGGAACTACCAAGCTGTGCTTTTGGCTTCAACAGCCATGGACTG GCTTTCACTCTTGATTCAGTGCCAccattgaaagaagaaattgtGGCAGGCGGTATTGGCCGCAACTTTGTTTCCAGAGATTTGCTTGAAGCAACAGGAATTGATGATGCATTACGG CGTATTCGGGAGCCAAGTATTTCTTTTGGACATTGCTATAACCTTGTCGACATAAGAAGCCGCAAGATATTGAATGTAGAAGCTGCATCCTGCAATAGAATGTCAGTTTATGAGGTTGGGCCAACCCCATTCTTCCATGCAAACATGTACCTTCACCTTCCCATTAAGCAG GCACAAGATGAAAATTCGATTAGTCGACAAGCAAGAGCAGCTCAACTCAGCaaacagaaggaagaagacatcCTCTCCCTTCTCGGAGATTCAACTGGCCAAAAATTTCCAATTTACATGGATG GACCGACACTGAAGACGTCTTGCACGGTATTGATCGACGTGGACAAGCGAACTTTGTCAATTCTACAGGGGAATCCCAAGGACAGAAAGGTTTCTCATGTCTTCTGCATATCCTAG
- the LOC116267018 gene encoding uncharacterized protein LOC116267018 isoform X2, with the protein MASFRWLLQLHKDVPKAARFYSEGLGFTVNVCTLRWAELHSGPLKLALMQSSSDVMMQKGYSSLLSFTVTDINATVTKLMSLGAELDGPIKYEVHGKVAAVRCIDGHMLGLYEPA; encoded by the exons ATGGCTTCGTTCAGATGGCTTCTGCAACTCCACAAGGACGTCCCCAAGGCAGCTCGGTTCTACTCTGAAGGACTCGGATTCACCGTCAACGTATGCACACTCAGGTGGGCAGAGCTCCATTCCGGCCCTCTGAAGTTAGCGCTCATGCAATCAAGCAG TGATGTCATGATGCAGAAAGGCTACTCTTCTCTTCTATCCTTTACTGTGACAGACATAAACGCCACGGTCACTAAGCTCATGTCTTTAGGTGCTGAATTGGACGGCCCTATCAAATATGAAGTGCACGGCAAA GTTGCTGCCGTGCGTTGCATTGATGGTCATATGCTTGGCTTGTATGAACCAGCATAG
- the LOC116267018 gene encoding uncharacterized protein LOC116267018 isoform X3 — MASFRWLLQLHKDVPKAARFYSEGLGFTVNVCTLRWAELHSGPLKLALMQSSSDVMMQKGYSSLLSFTVTDINATVTKLMSLGAELDGPIKYEVHGKVIGCCRALH; from the exons ATGGCTTCGTTCAGATGGCTTCTGCAACTCCACAAGGACGTCCCCAAGGCAGCTCGGTTCTACTCTGAAGGACTCGGATTCACCGTCAACGTATGCACACTCAGGTGGGCAGAGCTCCATTCCGGCCCTCTGAAGTTAGCGCTCATGCAATCAAGCAG TGATGTCATGATGCAGAAAGGCTACTCTTCTCTTCTATCCTTTACTGTGACAGACATAAACGCCACGGTCACTAAGCTCATGTCTTTAGGTGCTGAATTGGACGGCCCTATCAAATATGAAGTGCACGGCAAAGTAATCG GTTGCTGCCGTGCGTTGCATTGA
- the LOC116267018 gene encoding uncharacterized protein LOC116267018 isoform X1: MASFRWLLQLHKDVPKAARFYSEGLGFTVNVCTLRWAELHSGPLKLALMQSSSDVMMQKGYSSLLSFTVTDINATVTKLMSLGAELDGPIKYEVHGKVIGLLLDYGLYFLLKSIAVLS, translated from the exons ATGGCTTCGTTCAGATGGCTTCTGCAACTCCACAAGGACGTCCCCAAGGCAGCTCGGTTCTACTCTGAAGGACTCGGATTCACCGTCAACGTATGCACACTCAGGTGGGCAGAGCTCCATTCCGGCCCTCTGAAGTTAGCGCTCATGCAATCAAGCAG TGATGTCATGATGCAGAAAGGCTACTCTTCTCTTCTATCCTTTACTGTGACAGACATAAACGCCACGGTCACTAAGCTCATGTCTTTAGGTGCTGAATTGGACGGCCCTATCAAATATGAAGTGCACGGCAAAGTAATCGGTTTGTTATTGGATTATGGACTTTATTTTCTGTTAAAATCAATTGCAGTTCTTTCCTAG
- the LOC116267018 gene encoding uncharacterized protein LOC116267018 isoform X4, with protein MASFRWLLQLHKDVPKAARFYSEGLGFTVNVCTLSDVMMQKGYSSLLSFTVTDINATVTKLMSLGAELDGPIKYEVHGKVIGLLLDYGLYFLLKSIAVLS; from the exons ATGGCTTCGTTCAGATGGCTTCTGCAACTCCACAAGGACGTCCCCAAGGCAGCTCGGTTCTACTCTGAAGGACTCGGATTCACCGTCAACGTATGCACACTCAG TGATGTCATGATGCAGAAAGGCTACTCTTCTCTTCTATCCTTTACTGTGACAGACATAAACGCCACGGTCACTAAGCTCATGTCTTTAGGTGCTGAATTGGACGGCCCTATCAAATATGAAGTGCACGGCAAAGTAATCGGTTTGTTATTGGATTATGGACTTTATTTTCTGTTAAAATCAATTGCAGTTCTTTCCTAG